TTATCTCTTAATTCTTTATTAGTCAATAAACGATAAACGGCTTCTTCAATTTGAGAAACATCATATGAATCAACCAAGACAGCATGACCACCGGCTGTTTCAGGCATAGCAGAAACATTTGAAGTGACAACCGGGACGCCGTTAGCCATTGCTTCAAGAATCGGTAAGCCAAATCCTTCATAAAACGAAGGAAAGACAAAAATTTTAGCTCCTCCGAAAAGCGGATTAAGATCATCGGCTGCGATATATCCGGGTAAAATAATATCCTTTTTATATTTTGAAGCTGAAATTTTCTTTTCAATATCATGGAATTTAAATCCTTTAGCGCCGGCCAAAACCAATTGAATATCAGGTAAAGAATTGGACTTCATTTTTTCTCTTAATCTTTCATAAGCTGAAATAATACGGATAATATTTTTTCTTAAATCAAGAGTTCCCAAAAAAAGCAAATAATCTTTTTTAATGCCGTATTTGGATTTATTTTTTTTAATGCTCTCTTCCGATTGTTTTTCAAAAAATCTTTCATCTAAACCGTGAATTACCATTTTAATTTTATCAGCAGAGGTTCCGAAAATTTCGTGAATATCTTTTGACGTGGAATGACTGACGGTAAT
The nucleotide sequence above comes from Patescibacteria group bacterium. Encoded proteins:
- a CDS encoding glycosyltransferase family 1 protein, which translates into the protein MRIGIDCRTILNPEKNIVGGINHYTYQLVRHLLKIDKKNTYVLFFDRSVQKRRLAKFNQNNVLIRFFPFVQYTRLMPKSYTNYLISAYLNKEELDVFHSPTLALPFSYKKPCVVTAHDLAIYKFPELYSDKHNVLSKTEIPAAIKEAKKIITVSHSTSKDIHEIFGTSADKIKMVIHGLDERFFEKQSEESIKKNKSKYGIKKDYLLFLGTLDLRKNIIRIISAYERLREKMKSNSLPDIQLVLAGAKGFKFHDIEKKISASKYKKDIILPGYIAADDLNPLFGGAKIFVFPSFYEGFGLPILEAMANGVPVVTSNVSAMPETAGGHAVLVDSYDVSQIEEAVYRLLTNKELRDKLSEEGKQHAQKFNWDKTAEETLKIYKEVSIL